In one Limosilactobacillus oris genomic region, the following are encoded:
- a CDS encoding SemiSWEET family transporter, translating to MDNQKLTTKQKVRKFTGNFATIACLVMYFSYIEQIIANFTGQPVSPVQPFFASINALLWVIYGWVKPDKKDWPVIIANFPGIIFGLVTAITSFVH from the coding sequence ATGGATAATCAAAAACTAACGACCAAGCAGAAGGTCCGGAAGTTCACCGGAAACTTTGCCACGATTGCCTGCCTGGTCATGTACTTCTCCTACATTGAACAGATTATTGCTAACTTTACCGGCCAGCCAGTTTCACCTGTTCAACCGTTCTTTGCCTCCATCAATGCCTTGTTATGGGTAATCTACGGTTGGGTAAAGCCCGATAAAAAGGATTGGCCGGTGATTATCGCCAACTTCCCCGGAATCATCTTCGGGTTAGTAACGGCAATTACCTCATTCGTTCACTAG
- a CDS encoding O-acetyl-ADP-ribose deacetylase yields MKTIQVVQGDITTIAADAVVNAANTTLMGGGGVDGAIHRAAGPALYAACEKFGGCPTGEARITSGFNLPAKYIIHTPGPIWHGGDHDEEQLLANSYRNSLALADEYGCRTVAFPSISTGVYSFPLDRAAQIAIRAMRAFLRSASHVEEVTMVCFDPTTARAYQRALNNSRNVNLN; encoded by the coding sequence ATGAAAACAATTCAGGTAGTTCAAGGCGATATTACGACCATCGCGGCAGACGCAGTTGTCAACGCTGCCAATACCACACTGATGGGCGGCGGCGGTGTTGACGGCGCAATTCACCGGGCGGCGGGCCCAGCCCTATACGCGGCCTGCGAAAAGTTTGGCGGTTGCCCGACCGGGGAGGCCCGAATTACCAGTGGCTTTAATTTACCAGCGAAGTATATTATCCACACGCCGGGTCCCATTTGGCACGGGGGCGACCATGACGAGGAGCAGTTGCTGGCGAATTCCTACCGTAATAGTCTGGCACTGGCGGACGAATATGGTTGTCGGACCGTGGCTTTCCCGTCGATCAGCACGGGCGTCTATTCCTTCCCCTTAGACCGGGCCGCCCAGATTGCAATCCGCGCGATGCGAGCGTTCTTACGTTCGGCCAGTCACGTGGAAGAAGTGACAATGGTCTGCTTTGACCCGACAACTGCCCGGGCATACCAAAGGGCACTTAATAACTCCCGAAATGTCAATTTAAATTAG
- a CDS encoding helix-turn-helix domain-containing protein → MEFAEKIKQYRAHNDWTQQEVATKLGVSRKTISSWENGRSYPDIFMLVQLSDLYHVSLDDLLREDHEMINNYKQEHASLAKQDRIFTISYLCNVVISLYFLWRALFGTGMINQLPPLGRFLAGAVVGLLSVNVYFLLSKADWKKQNRVTQVGALLTFIVVTALLIKLDFTSYSGSATAYGLGAGFGRGFVVALSALSIVEAIWLYPQFKQRRNRL, encoded by the coding sequence ATGGAATTCGCAGAGAAAATCAAACAATACCGGGCCCATAACGACTGGACCCAGCAGGAAGTCGCAACTAAACTCGGGGTATCCCGGAAGACGATTTCTAGCTGGGAAAATGGGCGCTCGTATCCTGACATTTTTATGCTGGTCCAGCTCAGTGACCTTTACCACGTTAGTTTAGATGATTTATTACGGGAGGACCACGAGATGATTAATAATTATAAGCAAGAACACGCATCGTTGGCTAAGCAGGACCGGATTTTTACAATTTCGTATTTGTGTAATGTCGTGATCAGTTTATACTTTTTATGGCGGGCACTATTTGGAACCGGAATGATTAACCAACTGCCACCACTGGGCCGTTTTTTAGCTGGAGCAGTCGTTGGCCTCTTATCTGTAAATGTTTATTTCCTGTTAAGCAAGGCCGATTGGAAGAAGCAGAATCGGGTCACCCAGGTGGGGGCGCTCTTGACTTTTATCGTAGTTACAGCGTTACTGATCAAGCTTGATTTTACTAGCTATTCAGGTTCAGCGACGGCATATGGGCTTGGTGCCGGCTTTGGACGGGGCTTTGTCGTTGCCTTGTCAGCATTGTCAATTGTTGAAGCAATTTGGCTTTATCCGCAATTTAAGCAAAGAAGGAATCGGTTATGA
- a CDS encoding M13 family metallopeptidase, producing MAINKDLIKDDLYEAVNGAWIKDAKIPDDKPATGGFNDLVNEIDKQMMADFEDYADGKKTSDDPRFNEMIKLYRVAKKFDLRKKVGPVPLQRLLASVTALDSYADYQKQWKNWVLMGLPSPVSFDIDADMKNATVYALFVSSPSLILPDKSYYEPAKKDQHDQLMKLWAAMVKELLLKLDYTEEQAAQLIKEAQAFDALLAPNVKSAEEAADYSKMYNPQTVAELAASTDQLDLAAVTKQLVGATPDKVIVMEPAYFKALNSILKDHFDLFKSWALINVVRDNASYLDDEMREINGRYSRALSGSKKPVSQQKFAYYLARDIFSQVAGDYYGKTYFGPQAKADVHHMVEQMIAVYKQRLTNNTWLSKATRDKAVLKLDKLGIQVGYPDKIPSLYDHLKVDELESLIANLNQLSIVASKDMFSRWNKPVDRMRWEMSAATVNAYYHPFKNIIVFPAAILQAPFYSLKQTSSQNYGGIGAVIAHEISHAFDNNGALFDEYGNLNNWWTPEDSAHFKELAQKMIAEFDGLPIAGQKVNGKLTVSENIADGGGLSCALEAAKEENNFNAQEFFINWATIWRMKATQQYEQLLLSIDVHAPQKLRANVQAQNQADFYTAFGIQSGDQMYKAPEDRVNIW from the coding sequence GTGGCAATTAATAAGGATTTAATCAAGGATGACCTTTACGAAGCTGTCAATGGTGCCTGGATCAAGGACGCTAAGATTCCCGATGATAAACCAGCAACGGGGGGCTTTAACGACCTGGTCAACGAAATCGATAAGCAGATGATGGCTGATTTTGAGGACTACGCAGACGGTAAGAAGACGTCAGACGATCCGCGCTTTAACGAGATGATTAAGCTGTACCGGGTGGCGAAGAAGTTTGACCTGCGGAAAAAGGTTGGCCCTGTGCCGTTACAACGCCTGCTGGCCAGCGTCACAGCCCTTGATTCATACGCTGACTACCAGAAGCAGTGGAAGAACTGGGTGCTGATGGGGCTGCCATCACCGGTATCGTTTGATATTGATGCGGATATGAAGAACGCCACGGTCTATGCACTGTTTGTCTCTTCGCCATCGCTGATTTTACCGGACAAGAGTTACTACGAGCCGGCGAAGAAGGACCAGCATGACCAGTTGATGAAACTTTGGGCTGCAATGGTTAAGGAGCTATTGTTAAAGCTGGACTACACCGAAGAACAGGCTGCCCAACTGATCAAGGAAGCCCAGGCTTTTGATGCGCTATTGGCGCCGAACGTGAAGAGTGCGGAAGAGGCAGCCGATTACAGTAAAATGTACAATCCACAGACAGTTGCCGAGCTGGCTGCTTCCACGGACCAACTGGATCTGGCAGCGGTCACCAAGCAGCTGGTAGGGGCAACGCCGGACAAGGTCATCGTGATGGAACCGGCTTACTTTAAGGCCCTGAACAGCATTCTCAAGGACCACTTTGACCTCTTTAAGAGTTGGGCACTGATCAACGTTGTCCGCGACAACGCCAGTTACCTGGATGATGAGATGCGGGAAATCAACGGCCGGTACAGCCGGGCGTTATCCGGGAGCAAGAAGCCGGTCAGCCAGCAAAAATTTGCCTACTACCTGGCCCGGGACATCTTTAGCCAGGTGGCGGGGGACTACTATGGCAAGACCTACTTCGGCCCGCAAGCTAAGGCGGACGTCCATCACATGGTTGAGCAGATGATTGCCGTCTACAAGCAACGCCTGACTAACAATACTTGGCTGAGTAAGGCGACCCGGGATAAGGCAGTTCTCAAACTAGATAAGCTGGGCATCCAAGTCGGCTACCCAGACAAAATTCCGTCATTGTACGACCACTTAAAGGTCGATGAGCTGGAATCACTGATTGCTAACCTTAACCAATTGAGTATCGTTGCTAGCAAGGATATGTTTAGCCGTTGGAACAAGCCGGTTGACCGGATGCGCTGGGAAATGAGCGCCGCCACGGTCAACGCTTACTACCACCCGTTTAAGAACATCATTGTTTTCCCAGCTGCTATCCTGCAGGCGCCATTCTATTCGCTGAAACAAACAAGTAGCCAGAATTACGGGGGAATTGGCGCGGTCATCGCCCACGAAATTTCCCACGCCTTTGATAACAATGGGGCTCTCTTTGACGAGTACGGGAACTTGAACAATTGGTGGACGCCGGAAGACTCCGCCCACTTTAAGGAACTCGCCCAGAAAATGATCGCCGAATTTGACGGCTTGCCAATTGCGGGCCAGAAGGTCAATGGGAAGCTAACGGTCTCCGAAAACATCGCCGATGGCGGGGGCCTATCCTGCGCCTTGGAAGCGGCTAAGGAAGAGAACAACTTCAACGCCCAAGAGTTCTTTATCAACTGGGCAACAATTTGGCGGATGAAGGCCACCCAGCAATATGAACAATTATTGCTGTCGATTGACGTTCACGCACCGCAAAAGCTGCGGGCCAACGTTCAGGCCCAAAACCAGGCCGACTTCTACACTGCCTTTGGGATTCAGTCGGGTGACCAGATGTACAAGGCGCCGGAAGACCGGGTCAACATTTGGTAG